Proteins found in one Homalodisca vitripennis isolate AUS2020 chromosome 4, UT_GWSS_2.1, whole genome shotgun sequence genomic segment:
- the LOC124361264 gene encoding cuticle protein 7-like, with the protein LQFILLSACVAFASAGVVPYHAAPAYAAAPAYAAGPAYAAAPAYVSPVAKYAAAPVAYAAPVAKYAAAPVAYAAPVAKYAAAPVAYAAAPAYAPAYAKAAVDDYDPNPQYSYAYDIQDALTGDSKSQHESRSGDVVQGSYSLVEPDGSKRTVEYTADPHNGFNAVVHKEPGYAPVAKYAAAPAYAAPVAKYAAGPAYAAAPAYAPVAKYAAPAAYAAPAYAHY; encoded by the coding sequence TTACAGTTCATCTTGTTGTCTGCTTGTGTGGCATTCGCCAGCGCAGGAGTGGTGCCCTACCACGCTGCCCCTGCCTACGCTGCAGCCCCTGCCTACGCTGCAGGTCCTGCCTACGCTGCTGCTCCTGCGTACGTCTCACCAGTAGCCAAATATGCTGCAGCACCAGTAGCTTACGCTGCCCCAGTTGCTAAGTACGCTGCTGCTCCTGTAGCATACGCAGCTCCCGTTGCCAAATATGCCGCCGCCCCTGTAGCTTACGCTGCAGCTCCCGCCTACGCCCCTGCGTATGCGAAGGCTGCCGTTGACGACTACGATCCTAATCCACAGTACAGCTACGCCTACGACATCCAAGATGCTCTGACCGGGGACTCCAAGAGCCAGCACGAGAGCCGAAGCGGAGACGTTGTCCAGGGATCCTACAGCCTGGTCGAGCCTGACGGTTCCAAGCGTACCGTAGAGTACACCGCCGACCCCCACAACGGGTTCAATGCCGTCGTCCACAAGGAACCCGGATATGCTCCCGTGGCTAAATACGCTGCTGCCCCCGCTTATGCCGCCCCAGTAGCTAAATACGCTGCTGGTCCCGCATATGCCGCTGCCCCCGCCTACGCACCTGTAGCGAAATACGCTGCCCCTGCAGCATACGCTGCACCCGCCTATGCCCACTACTAG